Proteins from one Loktanella sp. M215 genomic window:
- a CDS encoding alpha/beta fold hydrolase, producing MTLPLHIATQGNPANPSIVMLHGFSMSHAIFAPLMARLSDSFHVIAPDLRGHGLSPKPEQAYGDSAAWAADIAQILASLDRPLLLGWSMGGRVAMDYIRHHGDAALSALALIGSYTGPVPAATKANRGPMFDEDQRETGTAAFVRACTKDPLAPDLAQTLLDEALLCPHHVRMALAARDEDYTADAATVTVPTLILHGDADAIVPPAASAAHNIPNATHVIYDGIGHTPFLEAPDRFADDLAAFAREARK from the coding sequence ATGACCCTGCCGCTCCACATCGCCACCCAAGGCAACCCGGCCAATCCATCCATCGTCATGCTGCACGGCTTCTCCATGTCGCACGCGATCTTCGCACCGCTGATGGCGCGGCTGTCGGACTCCTTCCACGTCATCGCCCCGGACCTGCGCGGCCACGGCCTGTCACCCAAACCCGAACAGGCCTACGGAGACAGCGCCGCCTGGGCCGCCGACATCGCGCAGATCCTGGCCTCCCTTGACAGGCCGCTGCTGCTGGGCTGGTCCATGGGCGGTCGCGTGGCGATGGACTATATCCGCCACCACGGCGATGCGGCCCTGTCGGCCCTCGCGCTGATCGGCAGCTACACTGGCCCGGTCCCCGCCGCGACCAAGGCCAACCGCGGCCCGATGTTCGACGAAGACCAGCGCGAAACCGGCACCGCCGCCTTCGTCCGCGCCTGCACGAAAGACCCCCTCGCCCCTGACCTCGCACAGACTCTGCTGGACGAGGCGCTCCTGTGCCCCCATCACGTCCGCATGGCCCTCGCCGCCCGCGACGAGGACTACACCGCCGACGCCGCGACCGTCACCGTCCCGACGCTGATCCTGCACGGCGACGCCGACGCGATCGTTCCGCCCGCCGCCTCCGCCGCCCACAACATCCCGAACGCCACCCACGTCATCTACGACGGCATTGGCCACACCCCCTTCCTCGAAGCGCCCGACCGCTTCGCCGACGACCTCGCAGCCTTCGCCCGAGAGGCCCGGAAATGA
- a CDS encoding 4Fe-4S dicluster domain-containing protein, with protein sequence MTTLPPPSQVKLGLVIDLDTCVGCHACVVACKGWNTQSDLGAPLSDQDPYGADPSGTFLNRVHSYEVTPPTGPTQAVHFPKSCLHCEDAPCVTVCPTGASYKRATDGIVLVNEDACIGCGLCAWACPYGAREMDSSAGVMKKCTLCVDRIYNEALPEIDRTPACVRTCPAGARHFGDLGDPDSAVSQLVADRGGFDLMPEQGTKPVNKYLPPRPRDRDTAGDIDILAPLLDTVATDGKGLVAWLDRTLSKLPGARG encoded by the coding sequence ATGACGACGCTGCCACCCCCGTCACAGGTCAAGCTCGGTCTCGTCATCGACCTCGACACCTGCGTCGGCTGCCATGCCTGCGTGGTCGCCTGCAAGGGCTGGAACACCCAAAGCGACCTCGGCGCGCCGCTCTCGGATCAGGACCCCTACGGGGCAGACCCGTCCGGCACCTTCCTCAACCGCGTCCACAGTTACGAGGTGACGCCGCCCACCGGCCCCACGCAAGCGGTGCATTTTCCGAAATCCTGCCTGCATTGTGAAGACGCCCCCTGCGTCACCGTCTGCCCCACCGGTGCCAGCTACAAGCGCGCCACCGACGGCATCGTGCTGGTGAACGAGGACGCCTGCATCGGCTGCGGCCTCTGCGCCTGGGCCTGCCCCTACGGTGCGCGCGAAATGGATTCCAGCGCCGGCGTGATGAAGAAATGCACCCTCTGCGTCGACCGCATCTACAACGAGGCGCTGCCCGAAATCGACCGCACCCCCGCCTGCGTGCGCACCTGTCCCGCCGGCGCGCGCCATTTTGGCGATCTGGGCGATCCGGACTCCGCCGTCAGCCAGTTGGTCGCGGACCGGGGCGGCTTCGATCTGATGCCAGAACAAGGCACGAAACCGGTCAACAAGTACCTGCCCCCCCGCCCCCGCGACCGCGATACCGCCGGCGACATCGACATACTCGCACCGCTCCTTGACACCGTCGCGACCGACGGCAAGGGGCTGGTCGCATGGCTCGACCGGACCCTGTCGAAATTGCCCGGGGCGCGCGGCTGA
- a CDS encoding dimethyl sulfoxide reductase anchor subunit family protein, with protein MHPAPSVITFTTLSGLGFGLLFWLGLGLPGPTGWVAAAFFGLAFVLAVVGLLASTFHLGHPERAHLALTQWRTSWLSREGIAAIATLLLGGIFALLRVIEIAAAPLGWLVSLGCLATVFTTAMIYTQMKTVPRWRHWTTPAVFLGLSLAGGALLANQGHAALILLAMTAVLQLVAWITGDRRLAVSGTTLATATGLGGIGSVRSFMPPHTGSNYLLREFVHVVGRRHALQLRVIGLILACGVPIPLLAAGLTHITALIAVVAHLLGVLCLRWLFFAQAEHVVGLYYGKR; from the coding sequence ATGCACCCGGCCCCCTCCGTCATCACATTCACCACCCTCTCCGGCCTCGGCTTCGGCTTGCTGTTCTGGCTCGGCCTCGGGCTGCCCGGCCCCACCGGCTGGGTCGCCGCGGCCTTCTTTGGCCTTGCCTTCGTGCTGGCGGTCGTCGGCCTGCTCGCCTCCACCTTCCACCTCGGCCATCCGGAGCGCGCGCATCTGGCCCTCACCCAATGGCGCACCAGCTGGCTGTCGCGCGAGGGGATCGCCGCGATCGCGACACTGCTGCTGGGGGGCATCTTCGCGCTTTTACGGGTCATAGAGATCGCAGCCGCCCCGCTGGGATGGCTGGTGTCGCTGGGATGCCTTGCCACGGTCTTTACCACCGCGATGATCTACACCCAGATGAAGACCGTGCCCCGCTGGCGCCACTGGACTACGCCGGCCGTGTTCCTGGGCCTGTCGTTGGCCGGCGGCGCGCTGCTGGCCAATCAGGGTCATGCCGCGTTGATCCTGCTCGCTATGACGGCAGTGCTGCAACTGGTGGCCTGGATCACCGGCGACAGGCGGCTGGCCGTATCCGGCACGACGCTGGCCACGGCCACGGGTCTGGGCGGGATCGGCAGCGTCAGGTCCTTCATGCCGCCACATACAGGATCGAACTATCTGCTGCGCGAATTCGTCCACGTAGTCGGACGGCGGCACGCGCTGCAACTGCGGGTCATCGGGTTGATCCTCGCCTGCGGCGTGCCAATCCCGCTGCTGGCCGCCGGGCTGACCCACATCACCGCATTGATCGCCGTCGTGGCGCACCTGCTGGGCGTGCTTTGTCTGCGCTGGCTGTTCTTTGCGCAGGCGGAACACGTCGTCGGCCTGTACTACGGCAAACGCTAG
- a CDS encoding ABC transporter ATP-binding protein, with protein MSGVTLQNVVKKYGEVEVIHGIDLDVKDGEFCVFVGPSGCGKSTLLRMIAGLEETTAGRITIGARDVTRLDPSERGVAMVFQTYALYPHMTVKDNMGFGLKMNGHPKTEIAAKVAEASRILKLDDYLDRKPAALSGGQRQRVSIGRAIVRGPEVFLFDEPLSNLDAELRVEMRVEIARLHKDIGATMIYVTHDQVEAMTLADKIVVLRKGAIEQVGAPMDLYRDPDNKFVAGFIGSPAMNFMIGDVKGGTLIVAGMKARFDLNLRHHAGPVTVGMRAEHLTVDPDGDTHTVDLTESLGGVSYVYLLGDTGERLVIEERGDHRSRIGDRVGITIEARRVYLFDPKTEARIRH; from the coding sequence ATGTCAGGCGTCACATTGCAGAACGTGGTCAAGAAATACGGCGAGGTGGAGGTGATCCACGGCATCGACCTTGACGTGAAGGACGGAGAGTTCTGCGTCTTCGTCGGCCCCTCGGGCTGCGGCAAGTCCACGTTGTTGCGCATGATCGCGGGGCTGGAGGAGACGACGGCGGGCCGGATCACCATCGGCGCGCGGGACGTCACGCGCCTTGATCCGTCAGAGCGTGGCGTGGCGATGGTGTTCCAGACCTATGCGCTTTACCCGCATATGACGGTCAAGGACAACATGGGCTTCGGGCTCAAGATGAACGGCCATCCAAAGACCGAGATCGCGGCCAAGGTGGCCGAGGCGAGCCGGATTCTGAAGCTGGACGACTACCTCGACCGCAAGCCCGCCGCCCTGTCGGGCGGACAGCGCCAGCGGGTCAGCATCGGGCGGGCCATCGTGCGGGGGCCAGAGGTGTTCCTCTTCGACGAGCCGCTGTCGAACCTCGACGCGGAACTGCGGGTAGAGATGCGGGTCGAAATCGCCCGCCTGCACAAGGACATCGGTGCGACGATGATCTACGTCACCCATGATCAGGTCGAGGCGATGACGCTGGCCGACAAGATCGTGGTGCTGCGCAAGGGTGCCATCGAACAGGTCGGCGCGCCGATGGACCTCTACCGTGACCCTGACAACAAGTTCGTCGCGGGCTTCATCGGCAGCCCCGCGATGAATTTCATGATCGGCGACGTCAAGGGCGGCACGCTGATCGTGGCGGGGATGAAGGCGCGGTTCGACCTGAACCTGCGCCATCACGCGGGCCCCGTCACGGTCGGCATGCGCGCCGAACATCTGACCGTCGATCCCGACGGCGACACCCACACGGTGGACCTGACCGAAAGCCTGGGCGGCGTGTCCTACGTCTATCTGCTGGGCGACACCGGAGAGCGTCTGGTGATCGAGGAGCGCGGCGATCACCGCTCGCGCATCGGCGACCGCGTCGGCATCACGATCGAGGCGCGGCGCGTCTACCTTTTCGACCCCAAGACGGAAGCCCGCATCCGCCACTGA
- a CDS encoding IclR family transcriptional regulator gives MAGSGDGTVGKALEVLDQVAGFGRPVRFNDVLADSAFPKPTLYRLLQTLVSQNMLTFDPDRQTYAPGARLVRLAHAAWAQSSLVQVARPHLLHLSAATHETVHLAQLDHAQVLYLDKRNADSPVQMFSQAGKVGPAYCTGVGKVMLAYLEGGAADAIIAQQSFHRFQPGTLTTATALRRELQAIRARGYGFDREEHEAGIICVAAPVLTPTGRVLGAVSVTATTARTDLAGLDRLAPQVCDTAAAIAADAAKWSFPDLGTQRKTIAGE, from the coding sequence ATGGCAGGCAGCGGTGACGGCACCGTCGGCAAGGCACTGGAGGTGCTGGATCAGGTGGCCGGTTTCGGCCGCCCGGTGCGGTTCAATGACGTGCTGGCGGACTCTGCCTTTCCAAAACCGACGCTTTACCGCCTGCTGCAAACTTTGGTCAGCCAGAACATGCTGACCTTCGATCCCGACCGGCAGACCTATGCCCCCGGTGCGCGGCTGGTGCGGCTGGCCCATGCGGCCTGGGCGCAGTCGAGCCTGGTGCAGGTGGCGCGGCCGCATCTGCTGCATCTCTCCGCCGCGACCCATGAAACCGTTCATCTGGCGCAGCTGGATCACGCGCAGGTGCTTTATCTGGACAAGCGCAACGCGGACAGTCCGGTTCAGATGTTCTCTCAGGCGGGCAAGGTCGGTCCGGCCTATTGCACCGGCGTCGGCAAGGTCATGCTGGCCTATCTGGAGGGCGGTGCCGCCGATGCGATCATAGCACAGCAGTCGTTCCACCGCTTCCAGCCCGGCACGCTGACCACCGCCACCGCCCTGCGGCGCGAGCTGCAGGCGATCCGCGCGCGCGGCTACGGTTTTGACCGCGAAGAACACGAGGCGGGTATCATTTGCGTGGCGGCCCCAGTGCTGACGCCCACGGGGCGCGTGCTGGGTGCGGTGTCGGTCACGGCCACGACGGCGCGGACCGATCTGGCGGGGCTGGACCGGTTGGCACCGCAGGTCTGCGACACGGCGGCCGCGATCGCCGCCGATGCGGCGAAATGGAGCTTTCCCGATCTTGGGACACAACGGAAAACAATAGCGGGGGAATAG
- a CDS encoding ABC transporter substrate-binding protein, translated as MLRKPLGTGLVLSVALLGATSAIAQQRVLTFNTDTSDPAPKAAFEALIADFEAEYPDIDVQTNLFDHEGYKTAIRNFLTADSPDLANWYAGNRMKPFVDAGQFVDVSDVWADNDLNAQLASAESAMTIDGKQWGVPYTYYQWGMYYNKAVYDQVGAKVPETYEDFVANCKLFKDAGIDCLTTGTSAMWPAAGLFDYFDLRTNGYDFHMQLTAGEIPWTDERVRNTFAEWNKLVEPGYITANAAAIDWQDAAALLSQGKAANYVMGNFAVATFKDGGMTDDTLGFFPFPTINPDVARAEDAPTDTVHIPAGAKNPEDAKTFLAFLARPDVQTKLNAALGQLPVNNESTVDEADPFLSQGFEMLSTASGLAQFFDRDAPAEMAASGMEGFQEFMAYPANLEDILNRLESDRQRIYK; from the coding sequence ATGTTGCGCAAACCCCTCGGCACCGGTCTGGTGCTGTCCGTGGCCCTGCTGGGGGCGACATCCGCCATCGCCCAGCAGCGCGTTCTGACCTTCAATACCGACACGTCCGACCCCGCGCCCAAGGCCGCGTTCGAGGCGCTGATCGCCGATTTCGAGGCGGAGTATCCGGACATCGACGTGCAGACCAACCTGTTCGACCACGAAGGCTACAAAACCGCGATCCGCAACTTTCTGACCGCCGACAGCCCGGATCTGGCCAACTGGTACGCCGGCAACCGGATGAAGCCCTTTGTCGACGCAGGCCAGTTCGTGGATGTCTCCGACGTCTGGGCCGACAACGATCTGAACGCGCAACTCGCCTCGGCCGAGTCCGCCATGACCATCGACGGCAAGCAGTGGGGCGTGCCCTATACCTACTACCAGTGGGGCATGTATTATAACAAAGCGGTCTACGACCAGGTCGGCGCGAAGGTACCTGAAACCTATGAAGACTTCGTCGCCAACTGCAAACTCTTCAAGGATGCGGGCATCGACTGCCTGACCACCGGCACCTCTGCCATGTGGCCCGCCGCAGGCCTTTTCGACTATTTCGACCTGCGCACCAACGGCTACGACTTCCACATGCAACTGACGGCCGGAGAGATCCCCTGGACCGACGAGCGTGTGCGCAACACCTTTGCCGAGTGGAACAAGCTGGTCGAACCCGGCTACATCACCGCCAACGCCGCCGCCATCGACTGGCAGGACGCCGCAGCGCTGCTAAGCCAAGGCAAGGCCGCAAACTACGTCATGGGCAACTTTGCCGTGGCCACGTTCAAGGACGGCGGCATGACCGACGACACGCTGGGCTTCTTTCCGTTCCCGACGATCAACCCCGACGTCGCCCGCGCCGAGGATGCGCCGACCGACACCGTCCACATCCCCGCCGGTGCCAAGAACCCCGAGGACGCCAAGACCTTCCTCGCGTTCCTCGCGCGGCCGGACGTGCAGACCAAGCTGAACGCCGCGCTGGGTCAGCTTCCGGTCAACAACGAATCCACCGTGGACGAAGCCGATCCATTCCTCTCGCAAGGGTTCGAGATGCTCTCCACCGCTTCCGGCCTCGCGCAGTTCTTCGACCGTGATGCACCGGCCGAAATGGCGGCCAGCGGCATGGAAGGCTTTCAGGAGTTCATGGCCTATCCGGCCAACCTCGAGGACATCCTGAACCGCCTCGAAAGCGATCGTCAGCGGATCTACAAGTAA
- a CDS encoding carbohydrate ABC transporter permease produces the protein MTIAVPEPSEPPRRTWWQSNQQTLTPWLFLAPGIFMFAVYVIWPIFASFQFSFYDWDGLSPKTWVGWANYQELWGDRNFIISLKNNLIWLVLYMLAVPAGLGIAIFLNQTVTGIRIYKSLFFFPFVISQVVVGLMFAWFYAPNFGLFFLLTEWLFGTGTAVLANPEYATYGIIVAGLWPQIAHCMILYLTGLNNVAPDQIEAARLDGAKGLKMLWYVVLPQLRPATFIAVVVTVIGALRSFDLVSIMTNGGPFGQTRVLSFYMYEKALSEYGYRMGYGAAIAVVLFLIMMVFIAGFVWKMIRDEKGH, from the coding sequence ATGACCATTGCCGTGCCAGAACCATCAGAGCCGCCGCGCCGGACGTGGTGGCAGTCGAACCAGCAGACCCTGACCCCGTGGCTGTTTCTGGCCCCCGGCATCTTCATGTTCGCGGTCTACGTGATCTGGCCGATCTTCGCCTCCTTCCAGTTCAGCTTCTATGACTGGGACGGCCTCTCCCCCAAGACATGGGTCGGCTGGGCCAACTACCAGGAGCTGTGGGGCGACCGGAACTTCATCATCTCGCTCAAGAACAACCTGATCTGGCTGGTTCTTTACATGCTGGCGGTGCCTGCGGGCCTTGGCATCGCGATCTTTCTGAACCAGACCGTGACCGGCATCCGGATCTACAAATCCCTGTTTTTCTTTCCCTTCGTGATCTCTCAGGTCGTCGTCGGCCTGATGTTCGCGTGGTTCTACGCGCCCAACTTCGGCCTGTTCTTCCTGCTGACCGAATGGCTCTTCGGCACCGGCACCGCTGTCCTCGCGAACCCCGAATACGCCACCTATGGCATCATCGTTGCGGGCCTCTGGCCGCAGATCGCCCATTGCATGATCCTGTACCTGACCGGCCTGAACAACGTGGCCCCCGACCAGATCGAGGCCGCGCGCCTCGACGGCGCCAAGGGCCTCAAGATGCTCTGGTATGTCGTGCTGCCGCAACTGCGGCCCGCCACCTTCATCGCCGTCGTCGTGACCGTGATCGGTGCGCTGCGCAGCTTCGACCTCGTGTCCATCATGACCAACGGCGGCCCCTTCGGGCAGACCCGCGTGCTGTCATTCTACATGTATGAAAAAGCGCTGAGCGAATATGGCTACCGCATGGGTTACGGTGCTGCCATCGCCGTCGTCCTGTTCCTCATCATGATGGTCTTCATCGCCGGCTTCGTCTGGAAGATGATCCGCGACGAAAAGGGGCACTGA
- a CDS encoding carbohydrate ABC transporter permease, producing the protein MFPRPIAQRGPAAQWTYSALLPIALILWLLPLLGIAMTSVKPAADLASGNYFGLPTHLAFENYWTVLFDFDLWKYIRNSFYVTIPTVIGAVALSCLTGFALGIYKFRGNLLIFFMFVAGNFVPFQILMVPVRDMTINLGIYNTPWALIVFHIAFQTGFCTLFMRNFIAALPRELIEAARVEGVAEWQIFWYIVLPLMKPAIAALSVLVFTFIWNDFFWATVLTTSADTRPVTAGLSSLNGQWVAAWHLVSAGSIVAALPPVAMFFLMQKHFIAGLTLGAVK; encoded by the coding sequence ATGTTCCCCCGCCCCATCGCCCAGCGCGGCCCCGCCGCCCAGTGGACCTATTCCGCGCTGCTGCCCATCGCCCTGATCCTGTGGCTGCTGCCGCTGCTCGGCATCGCCATGACCTCGGTGAAACCCGCAGCCGACCTTGCGTCAGGCAACTACTTCGGCCTGCCGACGCACCTCGCGTTCGAGAATTACTGGACCGTCCTTTTTGATTTTGACCTCTGGAAATACATCCGCAATTCGTTTTACGTGACGATCCCCACGGTGATCGGCGCGGTCGCGCTGTCCTGCCTCACCGGCTTTGCGCTTGGCATCTACAAGTTCCGCGGCAACCTGCTGATCTTCTTCATGTTCGTCGCAGGCAACTTCGTGCCGTTCCAGATCCTGATGGTCCCGGTCCGCGACATGACCATCAACCTCGGCATCTACAACACGCCTTGGGCGTTGATCGTCTTCCACATCGCGTTCCAGACCGGCTTCTGCACGCTCTTCATGCGCAACTTCATCGCCGCCCTGCCGCGCGAGTTGATCGAGGCCGCCCGTGTCGAAGGCGTCGCAGAATGGCAGATCTTCTGGTACATCGTCCTGCCCCTGATGAAGCCCGCGATCGCCGCGCTGTCGGTGCTGGTCTTCACCTTCATCTGGAACGACTTCTTCTGGGCCACGGTCCTGACCACCAGCGCCGACACCCGCCCCGTCACCGCCGGCCTGTCGTCGCTGAACGGCCAGTGGGTCGCAGCATGGCACCTCGTCTCTGCCGGGTCCATCGTCGCGGCATTGCCCCCCGTGGCCATGTTCTTCCTGATGCAAAAGCACTTCATTGCCGGTCTGACCCTCGGCGCCGTAAAGTAA
- a CDS encoding alpha-galactosidase, translating into MTHYRIDALRQTLVLAAPSDGLPHCTFWGARLPDGADLAQVAASAALDLTGGMLDANPELTLCPQTAAAFPGQPGLVVRSPDGTPLRPVFTKAGTKRTDTLSLAYTDEDLGLTLTFRFAADAATGIITASTTLDSDTPVLCDWLAAPVLPGPQLADQMIDFAGRWCDEFQPVTTPWATGIRARDNRTGRTGHEHFPAIILPARGCTNTGGEAHALHYGWSGGHRMLAEELPDGRRQIQFGHATASDPLPGTRFETAPLYAAFSDTGLNGCAVSFQRHLRDRIVTWPQPDTPRPVHYNCWEAIYFDHSLAALTAIADRAAALGAERFVLDDGWFKGRNDDTTSLGDWTIDATKWPDGLTPLIDHIHGLGMTFGLWFEPEMVNADSDLARAHPDWILGPTTQPLGRGQYVLDMANADLRDHLFTQITTTLSTHDIEYIKWDHNRVLPYNDAAQTRGTYDLLKRLRDAHPEVEIESCSSGGGRIDFGIMAHTQRVWLSDSNDALSRLRIQHDAALFLPSCVTGSHVGPRTCHTTGRIHSISFRAWVAAQRHMGFEMDPRELTDAEAATLTKVTAWYKANRDWLRTADILRLDAADPAIIAEQQQAADGTRFVVFAGHAGTSTQIAPRPLRLTGLDPAASYTIDLANREDISSLSRGTPALKSGPLTLTGQSLMSQGIALPYDLPDSMWIIEGHRA; encoded by the coding sequence ATGACTCACTATCGTATCGACGCCCTGCGCCAGACCCTTGTGCTGGCCGCCCCCTCGGACGGGCTGCCGCATTGCACCTTCTGGGGCGCGCGCCTGCCCGATGGCGCCGATCTGGCGCAGGTCGCGGCGAGCGCCGCGCTGGACCTGACCGGCGGCATGCTGGACGCCAACCCCGAACTGACGCTCTGCCCGCAGACCGCAGCCGCCTTTCCGGGCCAGCCCGGTCTGGTGGTCCGCTCCCCCGATGGCACGCCCCTGCGCCCCGTCTTCACCAAGGCCGGCACCAAGCGCACCGACACCCTGTCGCTCGCCTACACCGACGAGGACCTCGGCCTCACCCTGACCTTCCGCTTTGCCGCCGACGCCGCGACCGGCATCATCACCGCCAGCACCACGCTGGACAGCGACACACCCGTCCTGTGCGACTGGCTCGCCGCCCCCGTCCTGCCCGGCCCGCAACTGGCCGACCAGATGATCGACTTCGCCGGCCGCTGGTGCGATGAATTCCAGCCCGTCACGACACCTTGGGCCACCGGTATCCGCGCCCGCGACAACCGCACCGGGCGCACCGGGCACGAACACTTCCCCGCGATCATCCTGCCCGCCCGCGGTTGCACCAATACGGGTGGAGAGGCGCACGCCCTGCACTACGGCTGGTCCGGCGGTCACCGCATGCTGGCCGAGGAATTGCCCGACGGCCGCCGCCAGATCCAGTTCGGCCACGCCACCGCCAGCGATCCCCTGCCCGGCACCCGGTTCGAGACTGCGCCGCTTTACGCAGCCTTCTCCGACACCGGCCTGAACGGCTGCGCTGTCAGCTTCCAGCGTCACCTGCGCGACCGCATCGTGACCTGGCCGCAGCCCGACACCCCCCGTCCAGTGCATTACAACTGTTGGGAGGCGATCTATTTCGACCACTCCCTCGCCGCCCTGACCGCCATCGCCGACCGCGCGGCCGCACTCGGGGCAGAGCGTTTCGTGCTGGACGACGGCTGGTTCAAAGGCCGCAACGACGACACCACATCGCTCGGCGACTGGACCATCGACGCCACCAAATGGCCCGACGGCCTGACCCCGCTGATCGACCACATCCACGGCCTCGGCATGACCTTCGGCCTCTGGTTCGAGCCGGAAATGGTCAACGCCGACAGCGACCTCGCCCGCGCGCACCCCGACTGGATCCTCGGCCCGACGACCCAGCCGCTGGGCCGCGGGCAGTATGTGCTGGACATGGCGAACGCCGATCTGCGCGATCACCTGTTCACTCAAATCACCACCACTCTTTCGACCCATGATATTGAATACATCAAATGGGACCACAATCGGGTCCTGCCGTACAACGACGCCGCCCAGACCCGCGGTACCTACGACCTGCTGAAACGCCTCCGCGACGCCCATCCGGAGGTGGAGATCGAATCCTGCTCCTCCGGCGGCGGTCGCATCGACTTCGGCATCATGGCGCATACCCAGCGAGTCTGGCTGTCCGACAGCAACGACGCCCTGTCGCGCCTGCGCATCCAGCACGACGCCGCCCTCTTCCTGCCATCCTGCGTCACGGGTTCCCACGTCGGCCCGCGCACCTGCCACACGACGGGCCGCATCCACTCCATCAGCTTCCGCGCCTGGGTCGCAGCCCAGCGCCACATGGGGTTCGAGATGGACCCCCGAGAGCTGACCGACGCCGAGGCAGCAACGCTCACGAAAGTCACCGCCTGGTACAAGGCCAACCGCGACTGGCTGCGCACCGCCGACATCCTGCGCCTCGACGCAGCCGATCCCGCGATCATCGCCGAACAGCAGCAGGCCGCCGACGGCACCCGCTTCGTCGTCTTCGCGGGCCACGCCGGCACCAGCACCCAGATCGCCCCGCGCCCCCTGCGCCTGACCGGCCTCGACCCCGCCGCCAGCTACACCATCGACCTCGCCAACCGCGAAGATATCTCCAGCCTTTCTCGCGGCACCCCGGCCCTGAAATCCGGCCCCCTGACCCTGACGGGACAAAGTTTGATGTCGCAAGGCATCGCCCTACCCTACGACCTTCCCGATTCAATGTGGATCATCGAAGGACACCGCGCATGA
- a CDS encoding SDR family NAD(P)-dependent oxidoreductase translates to MTAHFQDLENAHVFITGGGSGIGAALTEAFLTQKAKVSFVGRSDYSDFADDMADKTGTKPLFLQCDVTDTQALHAAMDKAVANQGPLKVQINNAAADTRMDPADITVDDWDNQIAVNLRHYFFACQKAGALMTDGGSIINFSSASYQIAGEQLAPYISSNAGIIGLTRSLARDWGPRGIRVNAISPGLVLTKKQIEEVHTDEDLADFRKRQCIDKNLYPEDVPGTALFLASDLSRMMTAQCLFIDGGLAFTG, encoded by the coding sequence ATGACCGCCCATTTCCAAGACCTCGAAAACGCCCATGTCTTCATCACCGGCGGCGGGTCCGGCATCGGCGCCGCCTTGACCGAAGCCTTCCTGACCCAAAAGGCAAAGGTCAGCTTCGTCGGCCGCTCCGACTACAGCGACTTCGCGGACGATATGGCCGACAAGACCGGCACCAAGCCCCTCTTCCTCCAGTGCGACGTCACCGACACGCAGGCCCTGCACGCCGCCATGGACAAGGCTGTGGCCAACCAAGGCCCGCTCAAGGTCCAGATCAACAACGCCGCCGCGGACACCCGCATGGACCCCGCCGACATCACGGTGGACGATTGGGACAACCAGATCGCCGTCAACCTGCGCCACTACTTCTTTGCCTGCCAGAAGGCCGGCGCGCTGATGACCGACGGCGGGTCGATCATCAACTTCTCCTCCGCCAGCTACCAGATCGCGGGCGAACAGCTCGCCCCCTACATCTCATCCAACGCCGGCATCATCGGCCTGACCCGCTCCCTCGCCCGCGACTGGGGCCCGCGCGGAATCCGCGTCAACGCGATCTCGCCCGGTCTCGTGCTGACGAAAAAGCAGATCGAGGAGGTGCACACCGACGAAGACCTCGCCGACTTCCGCAAGCGCCAGTGCATCGACAAGAACCTCTACCCCGAAGATGTTCCGGGCACCGCCCTCTTCCTCGCCTCCGACCTGTCGCGGATGATGACGGCGCAATGCCTCTTCATCGACGGCGGACTGGCGTTCACAGGATGA